In Agrobacterium sp. RAC06, a single window of DNA contains:
- a CDS encoding NRAMP family divalent metal transporter, which yields MSAKTRRGALIAAIFLMATSAIGPGFITQTATFTTKLGSAFAFAILASILIDFVVQLNIWRIVTLTKMRASDIANAAIPGTGYVLAILVIVGGLFFNIGNIGGAGLGLNALLGLDPKLGGSISALIAIGIFLSHRAGVAIDRVIVVAGLLMIVLTVYVALVSQPPVGDAFFQTFLPSTIDFATITTIVGGTVGGYITYSGAHRLLDKGTVGIENLGAVNRAALTGIAVTGVMRYVLFLAILGVVASGVVIDVTGKGANPAAQAFQAAAGDVGMRIFGAIFWAAAITSVIGAAYTSVSFVTVFKKDMTERARNIATVIFIAVSLFFYIIITTPPAQMLVFVGGLNGLILPIGLTIFIYAGWARSDLMGGYRYPRWLLILGALTCALTWYMGYKSIGPIFALLTAA from the coding sequence ATGTCCGCCAAGACGCGCCGCGGCGCCTTGATCGCCGCAATCTTCCTCATGGCAACGTCCGCCATCGGGCCTGGTTTCATCACCCAGACAGCCACATTCACAACCAAGCTCGGATCGGCCTTTGCCTTCGCGATCCTCGCCTCGATCCTCATCGACTTCGTCGTGCAGCTGAACATCTGGCGGATCGTCACGCTGACGAAAATGCGTGCCTCCGACATTGCGAACGCCGCCATTCCCGGCACCGGTTATGTGCTGGCGATCCTCGTCATCGTCGGCGGGTTATTCTTCAACATCGGCAATATCGGCGGTGCGGGCCTTGGCCTGAATGCGCTTCTCGGCCTCGACCCCAAGCTGGGCGGATCGATCAGCGCACTGATTGCGATCGGCATCTTCCTGTCGCACCGCGCAGGTGTGGCGATCGACCGCGTCATCGTGGTCGCCGGCCTGTTGATGATCGTCCTGACCGTCTACGTCGCGCTTGTCTCGCAGCCGCCGGTGGGTGACGCCTTCTTCCAGACCTTCCTGCCGAGCACGATTGATTTTGCCACGATCACGACGATCGTCGGCGGCACGGTCGGCGGCTACATCACCTATTCCGGCGCACATCGCCTGCTCGACAAGGGCACTGTCGGCATCGAAAACCTCGGCGCCGTGAACCGCGCTGCCCTCACCGGCATCGCCGTCACCGGCGTCATGCGCTACGTACTCTTCCTCGCCATCCTCGGCGTCGTCGCAAGCGGTGTCGTCATCGACGTCACTGGCAAGGGTGCCAACCCGGCGGCCCAGGCTTTCCAGGCGGCGGCCGGCGATGTCGGCATGCGGATCTTCGGGGCCATCTTCTGGGCAGCCGCGATCACCTCCGTGATCGGCGCGGCCTATACCTCGGTGTCCTTCGTCACAGTCTTCAAGAAGGACATGACCGAACGCGCCCGCAACATAGCGACCGTCATCTTCATCGCCGTCTCGCTGTTCTTCTACATCATCATCACGACGCCGCCGGCACAGATGCTGGTCTTCGTCGGTGGTCTGAATGGCCTCATCCTGCCGATCGGTCTGACAATCTTCATCTATGCCGGCTGGGCCCGGTCCGACCTGATGGGCGGCTATCGCTATCCGCGTTGGCTGCTGATCCTGGGCGCTCTGACTTGCGCGCTCACCTGGTACATGGGCTACAAGTCGATTGGGCCGATCTTCGCGCTGCTGACCGCCGCGTAA
- a CDS encoding LamB/YcsF family protein: MTAIDLNSDLGESYGAWAMGDDEAMLSIVSSANVACGFHAGDPLGIWKTVKAAAERGVSIGAHVSYPDRVGFGRRDMDVTSAELTADVIYQIGAIKGVAAAAGVSVGYVKPHGALYNRIAHDAKQGQAVIDGIKAIDPTLVMMGLAGSPILELARASGLAVVAEAFADRAYTPAGALVSRREAGAVLHDSAVIAQRMLQLAHDGTIEAIDGSRIKIDAQSICVHGDSPGAVAIAQEIRQAFEKDGIAVRSFLNR; encoded by the coding sequence ATGACTGCCATCGATCTGAACAGCGACCTCGGCGAAAGCTATGGCGCCTGGGCCATGGGCGACGACGAGGCGATGCTCTCCATCGTCTCCAGCGCCAATGTCGCCTGCGGTTTCCATGCCGGTGATCCACTCGGCATCTGGAAGACCGTGAAGGCTGCCGCCGAGCGCGGCGTTTCGATCGGGGCGCATGTCTCCTATCCGGATCGCGTCGGCTTTGGCCGGCGCGACATGGATGTCACCTCGGCGGAGCTGACCGCCGACGTGATCTACCAGATCGGCGCGATCAAGGGCGTTGCGGCGGCAGCGGGGGTCAGCGTCGGCTATGTGAAGCCGCATGGGGCGCTCTACAACCGCATAGCCCACGACGCCAAGCAGGGTCAGGCCGTCATCGATGGCATCAAGGCGATCGATCCGACACTGGTGATGATGGGCCTTGCGGGATCACCGATCCTGGAACTCGCTCGCGCCTCAGGCCTCGCCGTAGTTGCCGAGGCCTTTGCCGACCGGGCCTATACGCCCGCAGGTGCGCTCGTGTCCCGTCGCGAAGCCGGTGCGGTCCTGCATGATTCCGCAGTCATCGCACAGCGCATGCTGCAGCTCGCGCATGACGGCACGATCGAGGCGATCGACGGGTCCAGGATCAAGATCGATGCGCAGTCCATCTGCGTCCATGGCGACAGCCCCGGCGCCGTCGCCATCGCGCAGGAAATCCGACAGGCCTTCGAAAAGGACGGCATCGCGGTGCGCTCCTTCCTCAATCGCTGA
- a CDS encoding putative hydro-lyase, whose protein sequence is MIDLETLRHVDAAEARTARERYRAGAVEPTSGVAPGFTQANMIVLPRDWAFDFLLYAQRNPKACPVLDVSDPGSHATVLAEGADLRRDVPLYRIWRDGQLAEEVTDASAAWAEHPDLVSFLIGCSFTFETPMMEAGIEIRHITDKSNVPMYLTNRACRPAGRLQGNLVVSMRPIPAGRVADAATISGRFPAVHGAPVHIGAPEELGIADLGKPEFGDAVRIGPGEVPVFWACGVTPQAAVMASKVPFAITHAPGHMFITDIPDSAYHA, encoded by the coding sequence ATGATCGATCTTGAGACCTTGCGCCATGTCGATGCGGCCGAAGCACGGACGGCCCGCGAACGCTATCGCGCGGGTGCCGTCGAGCCGACATCCGGCGTGGCACCGGGCTTTACACAGGCGAACATGATCGTCTTGCCGCGCGACTGGGCCTTCGACTTCCTGCTCTATGCACAGCGCAATCCGAAAGCCTGCCCGGTGCTCGACGTGTCCGATCCGGGTTCGCATGCGACCGTGCTTGCCGAGGGCGCTGATCTGCGCCGCGATGTGCCGCTCTATCGGATCTGGCGCGACGGCCAGCTTGCCGAGGAGGTGACGGACGCAAGTGCAGCCTGGGCGGAGCATCCCGATCTCGTCAGCTTCCTGATCGGCTGCAGCTTCACCTTCGAAACGCCGATGATGGAGGCGGGCATCGAGATCCGCCACATCACCGACAAGTCGAATGTGCCGATGTACCTGACCAATCGCGCCTGCCGGCCTGCGGGTCGACTGCAAGGCAATCTGGTCGTCTCGATGCGGCCCATCCCGGCGGGGCGCGTTGCGGATGCTGCCACGATTTCGGGCCGCTTCCCGGCGGTTCACGGCGCACCCGTGCATATTGGCGCGCCGGAAGAGCTCGGCATTGCCGATCTCGGCAAACCGGAATTCGGCGATGCCGTTCGGATTGGCCCCGGTGAAGTGCCGGTCTTCTGGGCCTGCGGAGTGACGCCGCAAGCTGCGGTCATGGCCTCGAAAGTTCCGTTTGCCATCACCCACGCACCCGGCCACATGTTCATCACCGACATTCCCGATTCCGCCTATCACGCCTGA
- a CDS encoding 5-oxoprolinase/urea amidolyase family protein encodes MRFLPVSLTVLIVELKDLDETLALFASLEAQPVDGVVDIVPAARTLMIRFRPETLTAERLAAAISTRDLSAKIPPSDMLVEIPVSYDGEDLQDVADLTGLSIEDVIDRHTASEFTVAFCGFAPGFGYLVGGDPMLQVPRRQSPRTKIPAGSVALAGAFSGVYPQASPGGWQIIGTTPVKMWDLTREPPALFQPGYRVRFFDLAKRTQTVTTSVTSDVAPPPVIEHAASTSIRVTAAPMPALVQDLGRFGQTGQGVSSAGALDQGAFRAANRTVGNPVGAACLEIALGGFSFEISGPGVMALTGAPCPVAILDAKGRVTEASSYQPISLEAGDRVTLGFAARGARSYLAFRGGIDVAPVLGSASTDTLAVVGPEAVGLGAVLAIGTSERGLSPVSLTESPAFDCPTPGDIVTLDVVMGPRSDWFTEHGIATLASQVYDVTPQSNRVGIRLSGPESLERKDKAELPSEGTATGAIQVPHSGQPVLFLADHPLTGGYPVIGTVAEYHLDLAGQIPVNAKIQFRPITRFAEIVPDRA; translated from the coding sequence ATGCGTTTTCTTCCCGTCAGCCTGACCGTTCTGATCGTCGAATTGAAGGATCTCGACGAGACGCTCGCGCTCTTCGCCTCGCTGGAGGCGCAGCCGGTCGACGGCGTCGTCGACATCGTGCCGGCCGCGCGCACATTGATGATCCGCTTTCGTCCGGAGACGCTGACGGCTGAAAGGCTCGCGGCGGCGATCAGCACGCGCGACCTCTCGGCGAAGATCCCGCCATCCGACATGCTGGTCGAGATCCCCGTCAGCTACGACGGGGAGGATCTCCAGGATGTCGCTGATCTGACGGGCTTGTCGATTGAGGACGTGATCGATCGACATACCGCGAGCGAGTTCACAGTCGCCTTCTGCGGCTTTGCTCCCGGCTTCGGTTATCTCGTCGGCGGCGATCCGATGCTGCAGGTACCGCGACGCCAGAGCCCGCGCACGAAGATCCCCGCCGGCTCCGTTGCACTCGCGGGTGCATTCTCCGGTGTCTATCCGCAGGCGAGCCCCGGCGGCTGGCAGATCATCGGCACGACGCCCGTGAAAATGTGGGATCTGACGCGCGAGCCGCCGGCCCTCTTCCAGCCGGGATACCGGGTGCGCTTCTTTGATTTGGCCAAGCGGACACAGACTGTCACTACCTCGGTCACATCGGATGTAGCCCCGCCCCCTGTTATCGAGCATGCGGCATCCACATCCATCAGGGTTACGGCCGCCCCGATGCCGGCACTGGTGCAGGATCTCGGTCGCTTCGGTCAGACGGGGCAAGGCGTCTCGTCCGCCGGTGCGCTGGACCAGGGCGCGTTCCGGGCTGCGAACCGCACCGTCGGCAATCCTGTCGGCGCCGCCTGTCTCGAAATTGCGCTAGGCGGTTTCTCGTTCGAGATCTCCGGCCCCGGTGTGATGGCGCTGACCGGTGCTCCCTGCCCTGTCGCCATCCTGGACGCGAAGGGCCGTGTGACCGAGGCGTCCAGCTATCAGCCGATCTCGCTCGAAGCCGGCGATCGCGTGACGCTCGGCTTTGCCGCACGAGGCGCTCGCAGCTATCTCGCATTTCGCGGTGGTATCGACGTAGCGCCGGTTCTCGGCAGCGCATCGACAGATACCTTGGCCGTCGTGGGACCAGAGGCGGTTGGCCTGGGCGCGGTGCTTGCGATTGGCACGTCCGAGCGCGGTCTTTCGCCTGTATCGCTCACCGAGAGCCCAGCCTTCGACTGTCCCACACCCGGTGACATCGTCACGCTAGACGTGGTCATGGGGCCGCGCAGCGACTGGTTCACCGAGCACGGCATCGCCACACTTGCATCCCAGGTCTACGACGTGACGCCGCAGTCGAATCGGGTCGGTATCCGGCTTTCAGGGCCAGAATCACTTGAACGCAAGGATAAGGCGGAGCTTCCAAGCGAGGGAACGGCGACCGGCGCCATCCAGGTTCCGCATAGCGGCCAGCCGGTGCTCTTCCTCGCCGATCATCCGCTGACCGGCGGCTATCCGGTCATCGGCACGGTTGCCGAATATCATCTCGATCTTGCCGGGCAGATCCCGGTGAATGCAAAAATCCAGTTCCGGCCCATCACGCGCTTCGCCGAGATCGTGCCCGACAGGGCATGA
- a CDS encoding acetyl/propionyl/methylcrotonyl-CoA carboxylase subunit alpha: MKKVLIANRGEIAVRIIRACRDYGLQSVAVYADPDMDAQFVKLADEAYGLGGSRPAETYLDIEKLIAIARRSGADAVHPGYGFLSERAEFARAVQEAGLAWIGPAPEVIEALGDKVEARRIAQSVGAPLVAGSDGPVETAEEVIDFARKYGLPVAIKAAHGGGGRGLKVAWKMEEVAELYHSAVREAEAAFGRGECFLERFLDRPRHIEAQVLADKHGNVLVLGTRDCSLQRRNQKLVEEAPAPFLTDAQRQSIHDAAKKICAAAGYSGAGTVEFLLGVDGTISFLEVNTRLQVEHPVTEETTGIDLVVEQFRIAEGKALEVLETPAPRGHSIEFRINAEDPGRGFLPTPGKITRFDPPSGPGVRLDTGVTSGSTIPGTFDSLMAKLIVTGSTRKQALARARRALAEFKIEGVATVLPFHRAAMESRDFTGEEGFRVHTRWIETDFAEPLAAASRPEPVCDTSLIRTHVEIDGKRHELAIPAILLSGLGNISGGQAGGVQASSGKTEDSMSIAAPISGTLQAFKVEEGAEVQSGDLIAVMEAMKMETQVIAARSGRVSFKSEAGAYLAAGQEIARYLD; the protein is encoded by the coding sequence ATGAAGAAAGTGCTGATTGCCAATCGCGGCGAAATCGCCGTGCGTATCATCCGCGCCTGCCGCGACTACGGGCTCCAGTCCGTCGCCGTCTATGCCGACCCCGACATGGACGCGCAATTCGTCAAGCTTGCAGACGAGGCCTATGGTCTCGGTGGCAGCCGCCCGGCGGAGACCTATCTCGACATTGAAAAGCTCATCGCCATTGCGAGGCGTTCAGGAGCCGATGCCGTCCATCCCGGCTACGGCTTTCTCTCCGAGCGCGCCGAGTTCGCCCGCGCGGTTCAGGAGGCCGGGCTTGCGTGGATTGGCCCGGCCCCTGAAGTCATCGAAGCGCTCGGCGACAAGGTAGAGGCACGGCGGATCGCGCAGTCGGTCGGTGCGCCGCTGGTCGCAGGCAGCGATGGTCCGGTCGAAACCGCCGAAGAGGTCATTGATTTTGCCAGGAAGTATGGGCTTCCCGTCGCGATCAAGGCCGCCCATGGCGGCGGTGGGCGCGGCCTGAAGGTCGCCTGGAAGATGGAGGAAGTGGCCGAGCTCTATCATTCGGCCGTGCGCGAGGCCGAGGCCGCGTTTGGTCGTGGCGAGTGTTTCCTAGAGCGTTTCCTCGACCGGCCGCGCCATATCGAGGCGCAGGTTCTCGCCGACAAACATGGCAATGTGCTCGTCCTCGGGACGCGTGACTGCTCGCTGCAGCGGCGCAACCAGAAACTCGTTGAGGAGGCACCAGCGCCCTTCCTGACCGACGCGCAGCGTCAGTCGATCCATGACGCGGCCAAGAAGATTTGCGCAGCCGCCGGTTATTCGGGTGCGGGTACGGTCGAATTCCTGCTCGGGGTCGATGGCACCATCTCGTTCTTGGAAGTGAACACCCGTCTGCAGGTCGAGCATCCCGTAACCGAGGAAACCACAGGCATCGATCTCGTGGTGGAGCAGTTCCGTATTGCCGAAGGCAAGGCGCTCGAAGTGCTTGAGACCCCTGCGCCGCGCGGCCACTCAATCGAATTTCGCATCAATGCCGAAGACCCGGGCCGCGGCTTCCTGCCGACGCCGGGTAAGATCACCCGTTTCGATCCGCCTTCGGGTCCCGGCGTTCGTCTGGACACCGGTGTCACTAGTGGCTCCACCATCCCCGGGACCTTCGATTCTCTCATGGCGAAGCTGATTGTGACCGGCTCGACGCGCAAGCAGGCGCTGGCGCGGGCTCGAAGGGCACTCGCAGAGTTCAAGATTGAAGGCGTGGCGACCGTCCTGCCCTTCCATCGCGCTGCCATGGAAAGCCGCGACTTCACCGGAGAAGAGGGCTTCCGCGTCCACACACGCTGGATCGAGACGGATTTCGCAGAGCCGCTTGCGGCCGCCTCCCGTCCAGAGCCGGTATGTGACACGTCCCTGATCCGGACCCATGTCGAGATCGATGGCAAAAGACATGAACTGGCGATCCCAGCCATACTGCTTTCCGGCCTCGGCAATATCTCCGGCGGACAGGCTGGCGGTGTACAAGCCTCATCCGGCAAGACGGAAGACAGCATGAGCATTGCCGCGCCCATTTCGGGCACGTTGCAGGCGTTCAAGGTCGAGGAGGGTGCAGAGGTCCAAAGCGGCGATCTGATTGCGGTGATGGAAGCGATGAAGATGGAAACCCAGGTCATCGCTGCGCGCAGTGGTCGTGTCAGCTTCAAGAGCGAGGCAGGCGCCTATCTGGCTGCCGGGCAAGAGATCGCGCGCTATCTGGACTGA
- a CDS encoding CsbD family protein — protein MGSTSDKISGKSNELAGKAKQAVGDATDNHSMEAKGAAQEAKGHGQQAKGEAKEAVKNVVDKA, from the coding sequence ATGGGTTCCACATCCGACAAGATTTCCGGCAAGTCGAATGAACTCGCAGGCAAGGCCAAGCAGGCTGTCGGCGACGCGACCGACAACCACAGCATGGAAGCCAAGGGCGCCGCTCAGGAAGCCAAGGGCCATGGCCAGCAGGCCAAGGGTGAGGCAAAGGAAGCCGTGAAGAATGTCGTCGACAAGGCCTGA
- a CDS encoding p-hydroxycinnamoyl CoA hydratase/lyase yields the protein MTETNTTPDPVLVEFDNGIAFVTLNRPEKRNAMSPKLNIRMLEVLDELEADDRCGVLVLRGAGQSWSAGMDLKEYFRENDGKGRAAVLKSRRQSGGWWNRLMYFEKPTIAMVNGWCFGGAFTPLVSCDLAIAADEATFGLSEINWGILPGGNVTRAVAEVMNHRDSLYYIMTGETFGGQKAREMGLVNESVPLADLETRVRALCASLLEKNPVVLKAAKDTFKRVRNMPWEQADDYIYAKLEQMLFLDKSNGRAEGLKQFLDDKTYRPGLGAYKR from the coding sequence ATGACTGAGACAAACACCACGCCAGATCCGGTTCTGGTCGAATTCGACAACGGCATCGCCTTCGTCACGCTGAACCGTCCGGAAAAGCGCAATGCAATGAGTCCGAAGCTCAACATCCGCATGCTGGAAGTGCTGGACGAATTGGAAGCCGATGATCGCTGCGGCGTCCTCGTTCTGCGTGGCGCTGGCCAGTCCTGGTCGGCTGGCATGGACTTGAAGGAGTATTTCCGCGAGAACGACGGCAAGGGCCGTGCGGCCGTTCTGAAGAGCCGCCGTCAGTCCGGTGGCTGGTGGAACCGCCTGATGTATTTCGAAAAGCCGACCATCGCCATGGTCAACGGCTGGTGCTTCGGCGGCGCCTTCACGCCACTCGTTTCCTGCGATCTCGCAATTGCTGCTGATGAGGCAACCTTCGGCCTTTCGGAAATCAACTGGGGCATTCTGCCGGGTGGCAATGTCACGCGCGCCGTCGCAGAAGTGATGAACCACCGCGACTCGCTCTATTACATCATGACCGGCGAGACCTTCGGCGGTCAGAAGGCGCGCGAGATGGGCCTCGTCAACGAGTCCGTGCCGCTGGCTGATCTCGAGACCCGCGTCCGCGCTCTCTGTGCAAGCCTGCTCGAAAAGAACCCGGTGGTGCTCAAGGCTGCCAAGGACACGTTCAAGCGCGTGCGCAACATGCCTTGGGAACAGGCCGACGACTACATCTACGCCAAGCTGGAGCAGATGCTCTTCCTCGACAAGAGCAATGGCCGCGCCGAGGGCCTTAAGCAGTTCCTCGACGACAAGACCTATCGCCCCGGTCTCGGCGCCTACAAGCGCTGA
- a CDS encoding AMP-binding protein: protein MQPEIKSVLAVRGAVGLETDDPVIYRAQVTPERPAVYEVATGRTLNYGALDLAVARAAYRLLEIVGDNPVMQRIAFLGRNSIEQITVCLACQRAGLVFVPLNWRLGAAELGQIIADCEPSLLLHDPEFASVLAEISEAMPRTIPIEGDGGWAEMVASSPRAEPAAVDADAPCIMLYTSGTTGSPKGVVITRRNAFASAVNFSLVGEVTSHSVTLCDLPFFHTIGLVAIGRTTLMMGGRLVISDRFMPDRTLSVLGDPALGITHYFAVPQMAAALRNSSAWDPTALKALQAIFIGGAPLSPALIETFLQDGIPLVNGYGMSEAGTTIHMPLDRDAVARHPGSVGYPAPLLAVRLVGDDGQDVPDGDVGEIWVKGPSVTPGYWNNPGETARAFVGEWYRTGDLGRRAEGGVISVPDRLKDMYISGGENVFPAEIEAVIGAHPKVRDVAVLGLPDPKWGECGVAFIVAQADLPSADEILAHCADRLASYKRPARIVFLDHIPRTASGKAQKHILRQAHANS, encoded by the coding sequence ATGCAGCCTGAAATCAAGTCTGTTTTGGCAGTCAGGGGAGCCGTCGGTCTTGAGACGGACGATCCCGTCATCTACCGAGCCCAGGTGACGCCAGAACGGCCGGCGGTCTACGAAGTGGCGACCGGCCGAACCCTGAATTATGGGGCATTGGATCTGGCCGTGGCCCGCGCGGCCTACCGGCTTCTGGAGATCGTTGGTGATAATCCGGTCATGCAGCGCATCGCCTTTTTGGGACGCAACTCCATCGAGCAAATCACCGTCTGCCTGGCGTGTCAGCGCGCTGGTCTGGTCTTCGTACCCTTGAACTGGCGTCTCGGAGCGGCCGAACTCGGACAGATCATCGCCGATTGTGAACCCTCGCTGCTGCTGCATGATCCAGAGTTCGCGTCGGTCCTCGCGGAGATCTCCGAGGCAATGCCGCGAACCATCCCCATTGAAGGCGACGGTGGCTGGGCCGAGATGGTCGCGTCTTCACCGCGGGCAGAGCCAGCCGCGGTCGATGCGGATGCACCCTGCATCATGCTCTACACCTCGGGGACGACAGGGAGCCCCAAGGGTGTGGTCATCACACGCCGCAATGCCTTTGCCTCTGCCGTCAACTTTTCGCTGGTCGGTGAAGTCACCAGCCACTCCGTCACGCTCTGTGACCTGCCGTTTTTCCACACCATCGGTCTGGTTGCGATCGGCCGCACGACACTGATGATGGGCGGACGCCTGGTCATCTCCGATCGCTTCATGCCCGACCGCACCCTTTCCGTCCTCGGAGATCCGGCGCTGGGCATCACCCACTATTTCGCCGTCCCGCAGATGGCCGCGGCCCTTAGAAACTCTTCCGCCTGGGACCCGACGGCTCTGAAAGCACTGCAGGCGATCTTCATCGGCGGGGCGCCACTGTCGCCGGCGCTGATCGAAACCTTCCTCCAAGACGGCATTCCGCTCGTCAACGGCTATGGCATGAGCGAAGCCGGCACGACCATTCACATGCCGCTGGATCGTGATGCGGTCGCGCGGCATCCTGGCAGCGTCGGCTATCCCGCACCACTTCTCGCCGTCCGGCTGGTCGGCGATGACGGTCAGGACGTGCCGGATGGCGACGTCGGAGAAATCTGGGTGAAGGGTCCCTCAGTGACGCCGGGCTACTGGAACAATCCGGGCGAGACCGCCCGGGCCTTCGTCGGCGAGTGGTATCGCACCGGGGATCTTGGTCGACGTGCCGAAGGCGGCGTCATCTCCGTCCCGGACAGGCTCAAGGACATGTATATTTCCGGCGGGGAGAACGTCTTCCCGGCGGAGATAGAGGCCGTCATCGGCGCGCATCCCAAGGTAAGGGACGTTGCCGTGCTCGGGCTGCCCGATCCGAAATGGGGTGAATGCGGCGTCGCCTTTATCGTTGCCCAGGCAGACTTGCCCTCTGCCGACGAAATCCTCGCCCATTGTGCCGATCGTCTGGCATCCTACAAGCGTCCCGCACGCATCGTATTCCTCGACCATATCCCGCGAACGGCATCCGGAAAGGCGCAGAAGCACATTCTGCGCCAGGCCCATGCCAACAGCTGA
- a CDS encoding MarR family winged helix-turn-helix transcriptional regulator, translating to MTRHNDLKPANDDDVFEVGSPLRTGRLDDILGFHLRMANVAIYQDYTAAMGDIGLTQKQFAVLELIAANPRVSQIDIANQLSMDRATMMALVNRLESRNLLERQPSPIDRRRQELLLTEAGAEILKQARNIQKQHELRFTARFTPEELQAFIEGLKRVYADIMPRNSQTD from the coding sequence ATGACTCGACACAATGACCTGAAGCCCGCGAACGACGACGATGTCTTCGAAGTGGGCTCGCCATTACGCACAGGCCGCCTCGACGACATTCTCGGCTTTCACCTCAGGATGGCGAATGTCGCCATCTATCAGGACTACACGGCCGCCATGGGCGACATCGGGCTGACGCAGAAGCAGTTTGCCGTCCTCGAACTGATCGCCGCAAATCCGAGGGTGAGCCAGATCGACATCGCCAACCAGCTCAGCATGGACAGGGCAACGATGATGGCGCTGGTGAACCGTCTGGAAAGCCGCAATCTTCTGGAACGGCAACCATCCCCCATCGATCGGCGACGCCAGGAGCTGCTGTTGACCGAGGCGGGGGCCGAGATCCTGAAACAGGCCCGCAACATCCAGAAACAGCATGAACTGCGCTTCACCGCGCGATTTACGCCCGAGGAACTGCAAGCATTCATCGAAGGGCTGAAGCGTGTCTATGCGGATATCATGCCACGCAACAGCCAGACCGACTGA
- a CDS encoding aldehyde dehydrogenase, which produces MHVSLLINGAEKAAAGGRTFTRINPFTQEVATTASAASLEDANAAVDAAAAAFPAWSKTGPGERRKILLKAADIMESKTAEFSELVVAETGATGHWGAFNVMVAASMLREAASMTTQISGEVIPSNKPGSLSMGMRQAVGVCLGIAPWNAPIILGTRAVAMPLACGNTVILKASEQCPGTHRLIAQCLVEAGLPTGAISVITNAPEDAAQIVEALITNPAVKRVNFTGSTKVGKIIGELCGRHLKPALLELGGKAPLVILDDADIDAAVNAAAFGAFANMGQICMSTERIIVDEKIADEFVAKLAAKASKLPAGDPKGHVVLGSLISLESAKKMDELIADAVSKGAKLVAGGKREGSVVEATLLDNVTSDMRMYQEESFGPVKPIMRVKDEEEAIRVANDTEYGLSGAVFSRDIRRALAVAARIESGICHINGPTVFDEPQMPFGGVKGSGYGRFGGKAAISEFTELRWITIEDPNQHYPF; this is translated from the coding sequence ATGCATGTTTCGCTGTTGATCAATGGTGCCGAAAAGGCGGCCGCGGGCGGACGCACTTTTACCCGCATCAATCCTTTTACGCAGGAAGTGGCGACCACGGCCTCGGCCGCAAGCCTCGAGGATGCCAACGCAGCCGTAGACGCAGCTGCAGCAGCCTTCCCGGCCTGGTCGAAGACCGGCCCCGGTGAGCGCCGCAAGATCCTGCTCAAGGCTGCTGACATCATGGAATCGAAGACCGCCGAGTTCTCCGAACTCGTGGTCGCCGAAACCGGAGCCACCGGCCATTGGGGCGCCTTCAACGTCATGGTTGCTGCAAGCATGTTGCGCGAAGCCGCTTCCATGACCACCCAGATCTCGGGCGAAGTCATCCCGTCCAACAAGCCGGGTTCGCTCTCCATGGGCATGCGCCAGGCCGTCGGCGTTTGCCTTGGCATCGCGCCGTGGAATGCGCCGATCATCCTCGGCACCCGTGCGGTCGCCATGCCGCTCGCCTGCGGCAACACCGTGATCCTGAAGGCATCGGAGCAGTGCCCTGGTACCCATCGTCTGATCGCTCAGTGCCTCGTTGAAGCCGGCCTTCCGACTGGTGCCATCAGCGTCATCACCAATGCGCCCGAGGATGCAGCCCAGATCGTCGAAGCCCTGATCACCAACCCGGCAGTCAAGCGCGTCAATTTCACCGGCTCCACCAAGGTCGGCAAGATCATCGGCGAACTGTGCGGCCGTCATCTGAAGCCGGCCCTTCTGGAGCTCGGCGGCAAGGCGCCGCTCGTCATCCTCGATGATGCCGACATTGACGCGGCCGTGAACGCCGCCGCCTTTGGCGCCTTCGCCAATATGGGCCAGATCTGCATGTCGACCGAGCGTATCATCGTCGATGAAAAAATCGCCGACGAGTTCGTCGCAAAGCTCGCCGCCAAGGCATCGAAGCTGCCGGCCGGCGATCCGAAGGGCCACGTCGTGCTCGGCTCGCTCATCAGCCTCGAATCTGCAAAGAAGATGGATGAGCTGATCGCCGACGCCGTTTCCAAGGGTGCAAAGCTCGTTGCCGGTGGCAAGCGCGAAGGCAGCGTCGTCGAAGCAACTCTGCTCGACAATGTCACCTCGGACATGCGGATGTATCAGGAAGAAAGCTTCGGCCCGGTCAAGCCGATCATGCGCGTGAAGGATGAGGAAGAAGCGATCCGCGTTGCCAACGATACCGAGTATGGTCTCTCCGGCGCCGTCTTCAGCCGCGACATCCGCCGCGCGCTCGCTGTCGCCGCGCGCATCGAGTCCGGCATTTGCCACATCAATGGCCCCACGGTCTTCGATGAGCCGCAGATGCCTTTCGGCGGCGTTAAGGGCAGTGGCTATGGTCGCTTCGGCGGCAAGGCCGCGATCTCCGAGTTTACGGAGCTGCGCTGGATCACGATCGAAGATCCGAACCAGCACTATCCCTTCTGA